A single window of Paroedura picta isolate Pp20150507F chromosome 8, Ppicta_v3.0, whole genome shotgun sequence DNA harbors:
- the LOC143843891 gene encoding protein NDNF-like, giving the protein MMSRLNSWLLSWLLGLMCSSLLLELANSLQQGFKSDLLKFYHTVILADGKETTIHLLKDIPKRYYFVSEEGRTSSPFTVTVTPCDVPIEWSIWIHKMSPNHLGKSAHGGYDSQDALKFQKTTKIESTLFSYKGNSVETYMGMSYYSTVYMLEFLSTERDTHITVYLTTDTTSDHLYPELPSDPRIDVIGVDHATVTLAWKHSPTVLRYQENVQYCLLMNEKHNYKSLCAAETAIRSSVVKSPPALALSLSPYSLNSQQVMILSNGELSIISKASSGEVRQICVGTKNTYTVPNLTPSTQYYFDVFVVNFLTNASAAYTGTFARTLEEPEPKITELKDGKVIHLILDGRKQKLYSLRYRAGHKDVQFAFQSCSGQVRLEISRDGKVLMSESFAGLRHFTLKGRLGDTYLLSLGSTEPSNASVKVQVSSPFHKPFFPVLPESLKIKSFSKLRTCDSVTIAWLGTQQMSKYCVYKKQIEEDQVWVETRNADRCLGPESRHKSNKVLCKYFHDFNLRRAVTTETIRGLKAGTVYLFDVYLIGSSGIPVRYYSRVVKTRKKC; this is encoded by the exons ATGATGTCTCGACTCAATTCTTGGCTGCTCTCCTGGCTTCTTGGGCTCATGTGCTCCTCTCTTCTCCTGGAGTTGGCCAACAGTCTACAGCAAGGTTTCAAGAGTGACCTCCTCAAGTTCTATCACACAGTTATTCTTGCTGATGGAAAGGAGACCACGATCCACCTCTTGAAGGATATACCCAAAAG GTACTATTTTGTTTCGGAGGAAGGCAGAACTTCTTCACCTTTCACAGTGACAGTGACCCCCTGTGATGTCCCCATTGAATGGAGCATATGGATCCATAAGATGTCACCAAACCACCTTGGAAAATCAGCACATG GTGGCTATGACAGTCAAGATGCCCTAAAGTTTCAGAAGACCACAAAAATAGAATCCACTCTTTTCAGTTACAAAGGCAATTCTGTGGAGACCTACATGGGGATGTCTTACTATTCCACTGTCTATATGCTTGAATTCTTATCCACTGAAAGAGACACCCATATTACGGTGTATCTTACAACAGACACCACTTCTGACCACCTGTATCCAGAACTCCCATCAGATCCACGCATAGATGTCATTGGTGTCGACCACGCCACGGTCACTCTTGCATGGAAACACAGTCCCACAGTACTGCGGTACCAAGAAAATGTCCAGTACTGCCTCCTAATGAATGAAAAACACAATTACAAGAGTCTGTGTGCAGCTGAGACAGCAATCAGATCATCTGTTGTGAAGTCACCACCAGCATTAGCCCTATCTCTGTCTCCGTATTCCCTGAACTCCCAGCAAGTGATGATCTTGTCCAATGGTGAACTGAGCATCATCAGCAAAGCTAGCAGTGGGGAGGTGAGGCAGATATGTGTGGGCACCAAGAACACCTACACGGTGCCCAACCTGACTCCCAGCACCCAGTATTATTTCGATGTCTTTGTGGTCAACTTCCTCACCAACGCCAGCGCCGCCTATACTGGAACCTTCGCCAGGACGCTGGAAGAACCTGAGCCCAAAATCACGGAGTTGAAAGATGGGAAGGTGATTCATCTCATCCTGGATGGCCGGAAACAAAAACTCTACAGCTTGCGGTACCGGGCGGGGCACAAGGACGTCCAGTTTGCCTTTCAGTCTTGCAGTGGCCAAGTTCGGCTTGAAATCTCCAGGGACGGGAAAGTGCTGATGTCAGAGAGCTTCGCTGGACTGAGACATTTCACGCTGAAGGGAAGACTGGGAGATACATACTTGCTGAGCCTGGGCTCCACTGAACCTTCAAATgcatctgtgaaggttcaggttTCTTCTCCCTTCCACAAACCCTTCTTCCCAGTCCTCCCTGAGAGTTTAAAAATCAAGTCTTTCAGCAAACTGCGAACCTGTGACTCGGTCACTATTGCTTGGCTTGGAACACAGCAAATGAGCAAATATTGCGTCTACAAGAAACAGATTGAGGAGGACCAAGTCTGGGTGGAAACGAGGAATGCGGACAGGTGCTTGGGGCCAGAATCCAGGCACAAAAGCAACAAGGTGCTGTGCAAATACTTCCATGATTTCAATCTACGGCGAGCAGTAACCACGGAAACCATCCGGGGGCTTAAGGCTGGAACTGTCTACTTGTTTGATGTTTACCTCATAGGCTCCTCTGGGATTCCGGTCAGGTATTACAGCAGAGTTGTCAAGACCCGGAAGAAATGTTGA